Proteins from one Bacteroides mediterraneensis genomic window:
- a CDS encoding SusC/RagA family TonB-linked outer membrane protein: MKIERATQLLFLLLLSQGGNAAYASLPRGAGEPSVQVTAQTNKITVSGTVVDANGEPLVGVSVLEKATSNGTITDIDGNFALSVTEGSTLEISYVGYKSLTVPSKEALGVLVMKEDSELLDEVVVTALGIKRSQKALSYNVQEVKNDVLTKVKDANFVNSLNGKVAGVNIQRSASGVGGGTRVVMRGNKSISGDNNVLYVIDGVPMGNQADRSGDGTGFGSGRTSGEGIASFNPEDIESLSVLTGPSAAALYGASAANGVILITTKKGAAGKVNVNVSSSAEFSKAFVLPRFQNTYGNVSGEAASWGEKLAVPSSYNPADFFNTGTTFTNSFNLSVGNDKNQTYVSGSAVNAKGIVPNNKYHRYNAMVRNTTKFFNDKLTMDVSASYVREYANNMLSYGTYFNPILGAYLYPRGEDFSKEKYFERYDAELGYNVQSWAPGDFGMAVQNPYWVAYRNIRPEVKDRYMLYASLKYDITDYLNVTARGRLDNTYTEREDKRYASTHGTFAKPLGRYIYSNETFRQKYADVMANLSKPFANDFFANVNVGASYEEYDTKGRGYGGQLLLIPNKFAYDNVDPSTGVPSQTGGDSRKMNIGVFGSAEISWKSAVYLTLTGRADKPSQLVNSKSPWIFYPSVGLSAIVTDLLSDNLRQSISPVLGFLKVRASYTEVGSPIPYTGLTPGTITHSIEGGVIKPFKYYPLPELKPERTRSYEIGIDSKWLNNTVSLGVTLYKSNTYDQLLQAKLSETSGYDYMFVQAGNVENRGIELTLGYDQTFGDFSYSTSLTATANRNKIIELASDVKNPVTGETLDLSDIKVGRFRLREGGEIGTIYAEERLKRDQDGYIVYNEGQTITTESTEPYKLGSVNAKWNLGWRNGFSYKGFNLNFLVTARLGGIVISKTQAVLDQFGVSKASADARDAGQVMVGNVPVRPKDYYESIVNLDAYNVYSATNVRLQEASLGYTFPNSWFKGTSFHNVSLSVYGTNLWMIYNKAPFDPELTASTGTFGQGYDYFMLPSQRTYGVSLKFGF; this comes from the coding sequence ATGAAAATAGAAAGAGCTACTCAACTGCTATTCCTGTTGCTGCTTAGTCAGGGAGGAAATGCAGCGTACGCCAGTTTGCCGAGAGGGGCCGGTGAGCCTTCCGTGCAAGTAACGGCACAAACAAACAAAATCACAGTCAGTGGAACCGTTGTAGACGCGAATGGAGAACCTCTGGTGGGGGTGAGCGTGCTGGAAAAAGCGACCAGCAACGGTACGATTACCGATATTGACGGAAATTTCGCGTTGTCGGTCACAGAAGGTTCCACTTTGGAAATTTCCTACGTAGGTTATAAGAGTCTGACAGTCCCGTCGAAGGAGGCACTGGGTGTGCTGGTGATGAAAGAAGATTCGGAACTTCTGGATGAGGTCGTGGTGACTGCCTTGGGTATCAAGCGTTCCCAGAAAGCCCTGAGCTATAACGTGCAGGAAGTGAAAAACGACGTACTGACAAAGGTAAAGGATGCTAACTTCGTGAACAGCCTGAACGGAAAGGTGGCTGGTGTGAATATCCAGCGCAGTGCTTCGGGAGTAGGTGGAGGTACGCGCGTGGTGATGCGTGGTAACAAGTCCATCAGCGGAGACAACAACGTGTTGTATGTGATAGACGGTGTGCCGATGGGCAACCAGGCCGACCGCTCGGGCGACGGAACAGGTTTCGGCTCGGGACGTACCTCGGGTGAAGGTATTGCCAGCTTCAACCCTGAAGACATTGAGAGCCTGTCGGTGCTGACCGGTCCTTCGGCTGCCGCCCTCTACGGAGCCAGTGCGGCCAATGGAGTCATTCTGATTACCACCAAGAAAGGAGCCGCCGGCAAAGTGAATGTCAATGTGTCTTCTTCGGCAGAGTTTTCGAAAGCCTTTGTGCTGCCGAGGTTCCAGAATACGTATGGCAATGTAAGCGGAGAGGCCGCTTCCTGGGGTGAGAAACTGGCGGTGCCTTCTTCTTACAATCCGGCTGATTTCTTCAATACAGGAACCACCTTTACCAACTCGTTCAACCTGTCGGTGGGTAACGACAAAAACCAGACCTATGTGTCGGGCTCGGCGGTCAACGCGAAGGGCATTGTGCCGAACAACAAATACCATCGTTACAATGCCATGGTGCGGAACACCACCAAGTTCTTCAACGACAAGCTGACCATGGACGTGTCTGCCAGCTATGTGCGTGAATACGCCAACAACATGCTGTCTTACGGTACTTATTTCAATCCGATTCTGGGTGCGTATCTGTATCCGCGCGGAGAGGATTTCAGCAAGGAGAAATATTTTGAACGCTACGATGCGGAGTTGGGCTACAACGTGCAGTCGTGGGCACCGGGCGATTTCGGTATGGCGGTACAGAATCCCTATTGGGTAGCTTACCGTAATATCCGTCCGGAGGTGAAAGACCGCTACATGCTTTATGCTTCATTGAAGTACGACATTACGGATTACTTGAACGTGACTGCCCGCGGTCGTCTGGACAACACCTATACCGAAAGAGAAGACAAGCGTTACGCTTCTACTCACGGTACGTTTGCCAAGCCTTTGGGACGTTATATCTATTCCAATGAGACCTTCCGTCAGAAGTATGCCGATGTGATGGCCAATCTGTCCAAGCCTTTTGCCAACGATTTCTTTGCCAATGTCAACGTGGGTGCTTCTTATGAGGAATACGATACGAAGGGAAGAGGCTACGGCGGACAGCTGCTGCTCATCCCCAACAAGTTTGCTTACGATAATGTGGACCCTTCTACCGGAGTGCCTTCACAGACGGGAGGAGACAGCCGGAAGATGAACATCGGTGTGTTCGGTTCGGCAGAAATCTCCTGGAAATCGGCAGTGTACCTCACCCTGACTGGACGTGCCGACAAACCTTCGCAGCTGGTCAACAGCAAGTCGCCATGGATTTTCTATCCGTCAGTCGGTCTGTCGGCCATTGTGACGGACTTGTTGTCGGACAACCTGCGCCAGTCCATTTCTCCGGTGCTGGGCTTCCTGAAGGTACGCGCTTCTTATACTGAAGTAGGTTCACCGATTCCGTATACTGGACTGACTCCCGGTACGATTACGCACTCCATTGAAGGAGGGGTTATCAAACCGTTCAAATACTATCCGCTTCCGGAGCTGAAACCCGAAAGAACCCGTTCGTATGAAATCGGTATCGACTCCAAGTGGTTGAACAACACTGTTTCGTTGGGAGTGACCTTGTATAAGTCGAACACCTACGACCAGCTGTTGCAGGCCAAACTGTCGGAAACTTCGGGTTATGACTACATGTTCGTACAGGCCGGTAACGTAGAAAACCGCGGTATCGAGCTGACCTTGGGTTACGACCAGACATTCGGTGACTTCTCTTACAGTACCTCGCTGACGGCCACGGCCAACCGCAACAAGATTATCGAACTGGCTTCGGACGTGAAGAATCCCGTGACCGGAGAAACCCTTGACCTGAGCGACATCAAGGTGGGACGTTTCCGCCTGCGTGAAGGAGGAGAAATCGGTACCATCTATGCCGAAGAACGCCTGAAACGCGACCAGGACGGCTATATCGTGTATAACGAGGGACAGACCATTACCACCGAATCGACCGAGCCTTACAAGCTGGGAAGTGTCAACGCCAAGTGGAACCTGGGCTGGAGAAACGGCTTCTCTTACAAGGGCTTCAACCTGAACTTCCTGGTGACAGCCCGTCTGGGTGGTATCGTCATTTCGAAGACACAGGCCGTGCTCGACCAGTTTGGTGTATCGAAGGCTTCGGCAGATGCCCGTGATGCCGGACAGGTGATGGTGGGCAACGTCCCGGTACGACCAAAGGATTATTACGAATCCATCGTCAATCTGGATGCCTACAATGTGTATTCGGCAACGAATGTCCGTCTTCAGGAAGCCAGTCTGGGCTATACGTTCCCCAATTCCTGGTTCAAGGGCACCTCGTTCCACAATGTCAGCCTTTCCGTTTACGGCACGAACCTTTGGATGATTTACAACAAAGCTCCATTCGACCCGGAACTGACGGCTTCGACCGGTACGTTCGGACAGGGATATGACTATTTTATGCTGCCCAGCCAGCGGACTTATGGAGTGAGCCTTAAATTTGGATTCTAA
- a CDS encoding exodeoxyribonuclease V subunit beta: MEQHPQLLVYKASAGSGKTFTLAVHYIRQLIEDPYAYRRILAVTFTNKATAEMKERILEQLYGIATADEGSDGYLKEIQKTSAKSVGEIREAAREALRHMIHDYSRFRIETIDSFFQSVMRNLARELELGANLSIELNNTEVLSDAVDAMIEKLDRRSPVLYWLLEYIEERIANDRRWDVSKDIKSFGQNIFDENYIEKGEGLRRKLADPKFIPTYREELKNIREEVLEFMKGFNDQFTGLLEMHGLTPADLKNGSRGIGSYFNKLANGKLGSDIRNATVEKCLESEENWTTKTSSHRDEIRSLAASELMPLLEEAENRRPQNSLLLNSCDLSLRYLNNLRLLAHIDEEVRLQNQAHNRFLLSDTNALLHSLIREGDASFVYEKIGTTIDTVMIDEFQDTSRMQWENFHLLLQESLAQKEGSLIVGDIKQSIYRWRSGDWKILAGLGHDRSFRIKECTLDTNWRSEARIIRFNNEFFTAACQTLNRRYQEEQGTPCTQLEQAYSDVRQRCAKKDEKGFVKVTFLQDSKERPYTEATLQQLAEEVERLTAEGIRLNEMAILVRKNRSIPDIAAYFDEHTPYRIVSDEAFQLNASLAVNMLIDGLRYLSSPDDHIALARLAVAYQQEVLRKDISLNAVLLDDPKNYLPAAFQLQANELRFMPLYELLEKLFVLFDMECIEKQDAYLYAFYDAVTEYMQNNSSELTAFIRFWDEKLNTKTIPSGEIDGIRILSIHKSKGLEYHTVLLPFCDWKMENETNSHLIWCSVAGTGKETDIPPFNRLDIVPVNYSSAMAESVYHDDYLEEKLQLWVDNLNLLYVAFTRACKNLIIFAKAGQKGTVSELLYDSLPLMQEVELPLAQEAPEDDAVGEYGELCTAHDEKKAGKSNRLSSSKEGVPVKMESIETHIEFKQSNRSADFIQGDETEDSRGQYIRQGQLLHQVFAHIEKADDLSPALERLNFEGIFESEKQMKQVEALARRALQHPAAKDWFSGTWELYNECAIVYTDEEGQMQTRRPDRVMRKDGQVVVVDFKFGKKNETYRTQVQEYMNLLTQMGYTHIWGFLWYVFANELEEVTLPA, from the coding sequence ATGGAACAGCATCCCCAGCTTTTAGTCTACAAGGCGTCTGCCGGTTCCGGCAAGACTTTCACGCTGGCCGTACATTATATAAGACAACTGATTGAAGACCCGTATGCGTACCGGAGGATTCTGGCGGTGACATTCACCAACAAGGCCACGGCGGAAATGAAGGAGCGTATTCTGGAACAGCTGTATGGCATTGCCACAGCCGATGAGGGGTCGGACGGTTACCTGAAGGAAATACAGAAGACCTCGGCCAAGTCGGTCGGGGAAATCCGGGAGGCGGCACGCGAGGCCTTGCGGCACATGATTCATGACTACAGCCGTTTCCGCATCGAAACCATCGACTCGTTTTTCCAGTCGGTGATGCGCAACCTGGCACGGGAACTGGAGCTGGGGGCCAACCTGTCCATCGAACTGAACAATACGGAAGTGCTGAGCGATGCCGTGGATGCCATGATTGAAAAACTGGACCGCCGCTCGCCGGTGCTCTACTGGCTGCTGGAGTACATCGAAGAACGGATTGCAAACGACCGGCGCTGGGATGTGTCGAAGGACATCAAGAGTTTCGGACAAAACATCTTCGATGAGAACTATATCGAGAAAGGGGAAGGACTGCGCCGGAAACTGGCCGACCCGAAGTTCATCCCGACGTATCGGGAGGAACTGAAAAACATCCGCGAAGAGGTGCTGGAATTTATGAAGGGATTCAACGACCAGTTTACGGGACTGCTCGAAATGCACGGGCTGACGCCGGCGGACTTGAAAAACGGCTCGCGGGGCATCGGCAGTTATTTCAACAAGCTGGCCAACGGGAAACTGGGCAGCGACATCCGCAATGCGACCGTGGAGAAGTGTCTGGAAAGTGAAGAGAACTGGACCACGAAGACGTCTTCACACCGTGACGAAATCCGCTCGCTGGCGGCCTCGGAACTGATGCCGTTACTGGAGGAAGCGGAAAACCGGCGTCCGCAGAACAGCTTGCTGCTCAATTCGTGCGACCTCTCGCTACGTTACCTGAACAACCTGCGGCTGCTGGCGCACATCGACGAGGAGGTGCGGTTGCAGAATCAGGCGCACAACCGTTTCCTGTTGTCGGACACCAACGCCCTGCTCCACAGCCTGATTCGGGAAGGCGACGCTTCGTTTGTCTACGAGAAAATCGGCACCACCATTGATACGGTGATGATTGACGAGTTTCAGGATACTTCGCGCATGCAGTGGGAGAATTTCCATCTGCTCTTGCAGGAGAGTCTGGCGCAGAAGGAAGGCAGCCTGATTGTGGGCGACATCAAGCAGAGCATCTACCGCTGGCGAAGCGGAGACTGGAAAATCCTCGCGGGACTGGGGCACGACCGGAGTTTCCGCATCAAGGAATGTACGCTCGACACGAACTGGCGAAGCGAGGCGCGCATCATCCGTTTCAACAACGAGTTTTTCACGGCGGCCTGCCAGACGCTGAACCGACGGTATCAGGAGGAACAGGGCACGCCTTGCACGCAGCTGGAACAGGCGTACAGCGACGTGCGGCAACGTTGTGCCAAGAAAGACGAGAAAGGCTTCGTAAAGGTGACTTTCCTGCAGGATTCCAAGGAGCGGCCTTATACGGAGGCCACCTTGCAACAGCTGGCCGAAGAGGTGGAACGGCTCACGGCAGAGGGTATCCGGCTCAATGAGATGGCCATCCTGGTACGGAAGAACCGGAGCATCCCCGACATTGCGGCCTATTTCGACGAACACACCCCCTACCGCATCGTCTCGGACGAGGCTTTCCAGCTGAACGCTTCGCTGGCTGTGAACATGCTCATCGACGGACTGCGTTACCTGTCTTCGCCCGACGACCACATTGCGCTGGCCCGTCTGGCGGTGGCCTATCAGCAGGAAGTGTTACGAAAGGATATCAGCCTCAACGCCGTGCTGCTCGACGACCCAAAGAATTATTTGCCAGCAGCTTTCCAGTTGCAGGCAAACGAACTCCGCTTCATGCCGCTTTACGAGTTGCTGGAGAAACTCTTCGTGCTGTTCGACATGGAGTGCATCGAGAAACAGGATGCGTATCTCTATGCGTTCTATGATGCGGTGACGGAATACATGCAGAACAACTCGTCGGAGCTGACGGCTTTCATCCGTTTCTGGGACGAGAAGCTGAACACGAAAACCATTCCTTCGGGCGAAATCGACGGCATCCGCATCCTGTCCATCCACAAGTCGAAGGGACTGGAATACCACACGGTGCTGCTGCCGTTCTGCGACTGGAAGATGGAGAACGAGACGAACAGTCATCTGATATGGTGCAGCGTGGCGGGCACGGGAAAGGAAACGGACATCCCGCCGTTCAACCGCCTGGACATCGTACCGGTGAACTACTCGAGTGCCATGGCGGAATCGGTGTACCACGACGATTACCTGGAGGAAAAGTTGCAGCTGTGGGTGGACAACCTGAACCTGCTTTATGTGGCGTTTACACGTGCCTGCAAAAACCTGATTATTTTTGCCAAGGCGGGACAGAAAGGTACGGTATCGGAACTGTTGTACGACAGTCTGCCACTGATGCAGGAGGTGGAATTGCCGCTGGCGCAGGAAGCCCCGGAAGATGATGCGGTGGGCGAATACGGGGAGCTCTGCACGGCGCACGACGAGAAGAAGGCGGGCAAATCCAACCGGCTTTCTTCGTCCAAGGAGGGAGTTCCCGTGAAGATGGAAAGCATTGAAACGCACATCGAATTCAAGCAGTCGAACCGTTCGGCTGACTTTATCCAGGGGGATGAGACAGAGGACAGCCGTGGACAGTACATCCGTCAGGGACAGCTGCTGCATCAGGTGTTCGCCCACATTGAAAAGGCGGACGACCTATCGCCTGCTTTGGAACGGTTGAACTTCGAGGGTATCTTCGAATCGGAAAAACAAATGAAACAGGTGGAAGCACTGGCCCGACGGGCTTTGCAGCATCCGGCTGCCAAAGACTGGTTCAGCGGCACCTGGGAACTCTACAACGAATGCGCCATTGTGTACACCGACGAGGAGGGACAGATGCAGACGCGCCGCCCCGACCGCGTGATGCGGAAAGACGGGCAGGTGGTCGTGGTGGACTTCAAGTTCGGAAAGAAGAACGAGACCTATCGCACACAGGTGCAGGAGTACATGAACCTGCTCACTCAAATGGGCTACACCCACATCTGGGGATTCCTCTGGTATGTGTTTGCCAACGAGCTGGAAGAAGTGACGCTTCCGGCCTGA